The Lycium barbarum isolate Lr01 chromosome 12, ASM1917538v2, whole genome shotgun sequence genome includes a region encoding these proteins:
- the LOC132621265 gene encoding pentatricopeptide repeat-containing protein At3g29290 isoform X2 has protein sequence MVHVIKNLPTLAVSLDGNEKKNRFFCSRRDKLKYPRGIFNLYTGKDKGCLSFNSSNLVTAFDQCTLFGIKLSIFGFKKVNNQCGIALNVAYDLEPMCDGESEKENSTKDVYKLELSGKECLMNSYTENLDSNQPSSFLEETKNAVENGVIYLEEMDEEVLSKRILKLSRLNKPRSSLAIYKSMIFSGLKPDLHACNSLLSSLLRNGMLDNALKVFNSMKASELTTGHTYSLILKAVADARGYDTAINMFGELISSRNLREQIDIIVYNTMISIFAKANNWDQAQKIWKILKDNGQVGTTVTYRLLICTFVRCGQNELAIDAYSEMIQNGLSPESDTMHAIIGAYSREGKYDSALNTLRCMLDSELKPNARACNAVINSLGKAGKVKLAFEVYDMMKSLGHAPDVYTWNSLLNALNRATRYCDALQLFERIRNIQSVVLNVHIFDTVLTSCHKLGLWDKAIQVLWQMEASELPVSTASYNQVIGACEVARRPKVALQVYYRMVRQKHSPDIFTLLSLMRIFIWGSLWNEAVEILKFSEPNGSLYNAAIQGMCLTGKLDLAKKLYTEMRERGLQPDGKTRAMMLQNLQKNSRRKKKTQIESMGAARACS, from the exons ATGGTACATGTAATAAAGAACTTGCCTACTTTAGCAGTTTCTTTAGATGGTAATGAGAAGAAAAATCGATTTTTCTGTTCAAGAAGGGATAAGTTAAAATACCCACGTGGGATATTCAATCTTTATACTGGAAAAGATAAGGGGTGTCTTAGTTTTAATAGTTCTAATTTGGTTACTGCTTTTGATCAATGCACTTTGTTTGGAATAAAGTTGTCAATATTTGGCTTCAAGAAAGTGAATAACCAGTGCGGCATAGCTCTGAATGTCGCTTATGACCTCGAACCTATGTGTGATGGAGAGAGTGAGAAAGAAAATTCAACCAAAGATGTGTATAAGCTGGAATTGTCTGGTAAGGAGTGTTTGATGAATTCGTATACTGAAAATCTTGATTCTAACCAACCTTCAAGTTTTCTTGAAGAAACAAAAAATGCAGTTGAGAATGGGGTAATATATTTAGAAGAAATGGATGAGGAGGTATTGTCAAAAAGGATCTTGAAGCTCAGCAGACTAAATAAACCCAGAAGCTCATTAGCGATATACAAGTCGATGATTTTTTCAGGTCTTAAACCTGATTTACATGCATGTAATTCCCTTCTTTCAAGTCTCTTGAGGAATGGAATGCTTGATAATGCCTTAAAAGTCTTCAACTCAATGAAGGCTAGTGAGCTAACAACTGGCCACACTTATAGCTTAATTCTGAAGGCAGTTGCTGATGCTCGCGGTTATGACACAGCAATAAACATGTTTGGTGAATTGATAAGCAGTAGGAATCTTAGAGAACAAATTGATATTATTGTATACAACACAATGATATCCATTTTTGCAAAAGCAAACAACTGGGATCAGGCACAGAAGatttggaaaattttgaaggATAATGGTCAAGTTGGAACAACAGTCACTTACCGTCTGTTAATTTGCACATTTGTTCGCTGTGGTCAGAATGAACTAGCTATTGATGCATACAGTGAGATGATtcaaaatgggttgagcccaGAAAGTGATACGATGCATGCTATTATTGGAGCATATAGTAGGGAGGGTAAGTATGACTCTGCATTGAATACCTTGCGATGTATGTTGGACAGTGAGCTTAAGCCAAATGCAAGAGCATGCAACGCAGTTATCAACTCACTTGGAAAAGCTGGCAAAGTCAAGCTTGCATTTGAGGTTTACGATATGATGAAATCATTAGGTCATGCACCTGATGTATACACATGGAACTCATTGCTTAATGCCTTAAACAGGGCAACCCGATATTGTGATGCACTTCAGCTTTTCGAGCGAATCAGAAATATCCAAAGTGTCGTTTTGAATGTGCATATATTCGATACTGTTTTGACATCGTGCCATAAACTTGGGTTGTGGGATAAAGCTATACAAGTACTGTGGCAGATGGAGGCTTCTGAACTCCCAGTTTCAACTGCATCCTATAATCAAGTTATTGGAGCTTGCGAGGTTGCAAGAAGACCCAAAGTTGCATTACAAGTGTACTACCGCATGGTTCGCCAAAAACATTCTCCTGATATATTTACTCTATTGTCATTGATGAGAATTTTCATCTGGGGTTCTCTCTGGAATGAAGCGGTGGAAATACTAAAA TTCTCTGAACCAAATGGATCTCTTTACAATGCTGCTATTCAAGGGATGTGTTTAACAGGAAAGCTTGATTTGGCTAAGAAGCTGTACACGGAAATGCGTGAGAGAGGCCTTCAACCTGATGGCAAGACACGGGCTATGATGCTGCAAAACTTACAAAAAAATTCCAGGAGAAAAAAGAAAAC GCAGATAGAGTCAATGGGTGCAGCACGTGCTTGTAGCTGA
- the LOC132621265 gene encoding pentatricopeptide repeat-containing protein At3g29290 isoform X1: protein MVHVIKNLPTLAVSLDGNEKKNRFFCSRRDKLKYPRGIFNLYTGKDKGCLSFNSSNLVTAFDQCTLFGIKLSIFGFKKVNNQCGIALNVAYDLEPMCDGESEKENSTKDVYKLELSGKECLMNSYTENLDSNQPSSFLEETKNAVENGVIYLEEMDEEVLSKRILKLSRLNKPRSSLAIYKSMIFSGLKPDLHACNSLLSSLLRNGMLDNALKVFNSMKASELTTGHTYSLILKAVADARGYDTAINMFGELISSRNLREQIDIIVYNTMISIFAKANNWDQAQKIWKILKDNGQVGTTVTYRLLICTFVRCGQNELAIDAYSEMIQNGLSPESDTMHAIIGAYSREGKYDSALNTLRCMLDSELKPNARACNAVINSLGKAGKVKLAFEVYDMMKSLGHAPDVYTWNSLLNALNRATRYCDALQLFERIRNIQSVVLNVHIFDTVLTSCHKLGLWDKAIQVLWQMEASELPVSTASYNQVIGACEVARRPKVALQVYYRMVRQKHSPDIFTLLSLMRIFIWGSLWNEAVEILKFSEPNGSLYNAAIQGMCLTGKLDLAKKLYTEMRERGLQPDGKTRAMMLQNLQKNSRRKKKTFFFLINSHMKVNLKADRVNGCSTCL, encoded by the exons ATGGTACATGTAATAAAGAACTTGCCTACTTTAGCAGTTTCTTTAGATGGTAATGAGAAGAAAAATCGATTTTTCTGTTCAAGAAGGGATAAGTTAAAATACCCACGTGGGATATTCAATCTTTATACTGGAAAAGATAAGGGGTGTCTTAGTTTTAATAGTTCTAATTTGGTTACTGCTTTTGATCAATGCACTTTGTTTGGAATAAAGTTGTCAATATTTGGCTTCAAGAAAGTGAATAACCAGTGCGGCATAGCTCTGAATGTCGCTTATGACCTCGAACCTATGTGTGATGGAGAGAGTGAGAAAGAAAATTCAACCAAAGATGTGTATAAGCTGGAATTGTCTGGTAAGGAGTGTTTGATGAATTCGTATACTGAAAATCTTGATTCTAACCAACCTTCAAGTTTTCTTGAAGAAACAAAAAATGCAGTTGAGAATGGGGTAATATATTTAGAAGAAATGGATGAGGAGGTATTGTCAAAAAGGATCTTGAAGCTCAGCAGACTAAATAAACCCAGAAGCTCATTAGCGATATACAAGTCGATGATTTTTTCAGGTCTTAAACCTGATTTACATGCATGTAATTCCCTTCTTTCAAGTCTCTTGAGGAATGGAATGCTTGATAATGCCTTAAAAGTCTTCAACTCAATGAAGGCTAGTGAGCTAACAACTGGCCACACTTATAGCTTAATTCTGAAGGCAGTTGCTGATGCTCGCGGTTATGACACAGCAATAAACATGTTTGGTGAATTGATAAGCAGTAGGAATCTTAGAGAACAAATTGATATTATTGTATACAACACAATGATATCCATTTTTGCAAAAGCAAACAACTGGGATCAGGCACAGAAGatttggaaaattttgaaggATAATGGTCAAGTTGGAACAACAGTCACTTACCGTCTGTTAATTTGCACATTTGTTCGCTGTGGTCAGAATGAACTAGCTATTGATGCATACAGTGAGATGATtcaaaatgggttgagcccaGAAAGTGATACGATGCATGCTATTATTGGAGCATATAGTAGGGAGGGTAAGTATGACTCTGCATTGAATACCTTGCGATGTATGTTGGACAGTGAGCTTAAGCCAAATGCAAGAGCATGCAACGCAGTTATCAACTCACTTGGAAAAGCTGGCAAAGTCAAGCTTGCATTTGAGGTTTACGATATGATGAAATCATTAGGTCATGCACCTGATGTATACACATGGAACTCATTGCTTAATGCCTTAAACAGGGCAACCCGATATTGTGATGCACTTCAGCTTTTCGAGCGAATCAGAAATATCCAAAGTGTCGTTTTGAATGTGCATATATTCGATACTGTTTTGACATCGTGCCATAAACTTGGGTTGTGGGATAAAGCTATACAAGTACTGTGGCAGATGGAGGCTTCTGAACTCCCAGTTTCAACTGCATCCTATAATCAAGTTATTGGAGCTTGCGAGGTTGCAAGAAGACCCAAAGTTGCATTACAAGTGTACTACCGCATGGTTCGCCAAAAACATTCTCCTGATATATTTACTCTATTGTCATTGATGAGAATTTTCATCTGGGGTTCTCTCTGGAATGAAGCGGTGGAAATACTAAAA TTCTCTGAACCAAATGGATCTCTTTACAATGCTGCTATTCAAGGGATGTGTTTAACAGGAAAGCTTGATTTGGCTAAGAAGCTGTACACGGAAATGCGTGAGAGAGGCCTTCAACCTGATGGCAAGACACGGGCTATGATGCTGCAAAACTTACAAAAAAATTCCAGGAGAAAAAAGAAAAC GTTCTTCTTTCTTATAAATTCTCATATGAAGGTTAACCTGAAGGCAGATAGAGTCAATGGGTGCAGCACGTGCTTGTAG
- the LOC132621265 gene encoding pentatricopeptide repeat-containing protein At3g29290 isoform X3, with protein MVHVIKNLPTLAVSLDGNEKKNRFFCSRRDKLKYPRGIFNLYTGKDKGCLSFNSSNLVTAFDQCTLFGIKLSIFGFKKVNNQCGIALNVAYDLEPMCDGESEKENSTKDVYKLELSGKECLMNSYTENLDSNQPSSFLEETKNAVENGVIYLEEMDEEVLSKRILKLSRLNKPRSSLAIYKSMIFSGLKPDLHACNSLLSSLLRNGMLDNALKVFNSMKASELTTGHTYSLILKAVADARGYDTAINMFGELISSRNLREQIDIIVYNTMISIFAKANNWDQAQKIWKILKDNGQVGTTVTYRLLICTFVRCGQNELAIDAYSEMIQNGLSPESDTMHAIIGAYSREGKYDSALNTLRCMLDSELKPNARACNAVINSLGKAGKVKLAFEVYDMMKSLGHAPDVYTWNSLLNALNRATRYCDALQLFERIRNIQSVVLNVHIFDTVLTSCHKLGLWDKAIQVLWQMEASELPVSTASYNQVIGACEVARRPKVALQVYYRMVRQKHSPDIFTLLSLMRIFIWGSLWNEAVEILKFSEPNGSLYNAAIQGMCLTGKLDLAKKLYTEMRERGLQPDGKTRAMMLQNLQKNSRRKKKTLT; from the exons ATGGTACATGTAATAAAGAACTTGCCTACTTTAGCAGTTTCTTTAGATGGTAATGAGAAGAAAAATCGATTTTTCTGTTCAAGAAGGGATAAGTTAAAATACCCACGTGGGATATTCAATCTTTATACTGGAAAAGATAAGGGGTGTCTTAGTTTTAATAGTTCTAATTTGGTTACTGCTTTTGATCAATGCACTTTGTTTGGAATAAAGTTGTCAATATTTGGCTTCAAGAAAGTGAATAACCAGTGCGGCATAGCTCTGAATGTCGCTTATGACCTCGAACCTATGTGTGATGGAGAGAGTGAGAAAGAAAATTCAACCAAAGATGTGTATAAGCTGGAATTGTCTGGTAAGGAGTGTTTGATGAATTCGTATACTGAAAATCTTGATTCTAACCAACCTTCAAGTTTTCTTGAAGAAACAAAAAATGCAGTTGAGAATGGGGTAATATATTTAGAAGAAATGGATGAGGAGGTATTGTCAAAAAGGATCTTGAAGCTCAGCAGACTAAATAAACCCAGAAGCTCATTAGCGATATACAAGTCGATGATTTTTTCAGGTCTTAAACCTGATTTACATGCATGTAATTCCCTTCTTTCAAGTCTCTTGAGGAATGGAATGCTTGATAATGCCTTAAAAGTCTTCAACTCAATGAAGGCTAGTGAGCTAACAACTGGCCACACTTATAGCTTAATTCTGAAGGCAGTTGCTGATGCTCGCGGTTATGACACAGCAATAAACATGTTTGGTGAATTGATAAGCAGTAGGAATCTTAGAGAACAAATTGATATTATTGTATACAACACAATGATATCCATTTTTGCAAAAGCAAACAACTGGGATCAGGCACAGAAGatttggaaaattttgaaggATAATGGTCAAGTTGGAACAACAGTCACTTACCGTCTGTTAATTTGCACATTTGTTCGCTGTGGTCAGAATGAACTAGCTATTGATGCATACAGTGAGATGATtcaaaatgggttgagcccaGAAAGTGATACGATGCATGCTATTATTGGAGCATATAGTAGGGAGGGTAAGTATGACTCTGCATTGAATACCTTGCGATGTATGTTGGACAGTGAGCTTAAGCCAAATGCAAGAGCATGCAACGCAGTTATCAACTCACTTGGAAAAGCTGGCAAAGTCAAGCTTGCATTTGAGGTTTACGATATGATGAAATCATTAGGTCATGCACCTGATGTATACACATGGAACTCATTGCTTAATGCCTTAAACAGGGCAACCCGATATTGTGATGCACTTCAGCTTTTCGAGCGAATCAGAAATATCCAAAGTGTCGTTTTGAATGTGCATATATTCGATACTGTTTTGACATCGTGCCATAAACTTGGGTTGTGGGATAAAGCTATACAAGTACTGTGGCAGATGGAGGCTTCTGAACTCCCAGTTTCAACTGCATCCTATAATCAAGTTATTGGAGCTTGCGAGGTTGCAAGAAGACCCAAAGTTGCATTACAAGTGTACTACCGCATGGTTCGCCAAAAACATTCTCCTGATATATTTACTCTATTGTCATTGATGAGAATTTTCATCTGGGGTTCTCTCTGGAATGAAGCGGTGGAAATACTAAAA TTCTCTGAACCAAATGGATCTCTTTACAATGCTGCTATTCAAGGGATGTGTTTAACAGGAAAGCTTGATTTGGCTAAGAAGCTGTACACGGAAATGCGTGAGAGAGGCCTTCAACCTGATGGCAAGACACGGGCTATGATGCTGCAAAACTTACAAAAAAATTCCAGGAGAAAAAAGAAAAC GTTAACCTGA